Proteins co-encoded in one Malus sylvestris chromosome 9, drMalSylv7.2, whole genome shotgun sequence genomic window:
- the LOC126582203 gene encoding uncharacterized protein LOC126582203 isoform X2, which produces MAAATACCFSPANSLSIQKSGPVLKPFSRVLRLKSSQLTVKIKSSTLQIRSSLREEVFEDRSNGIICYKDDRGEIICEGFDEGPRYHQHNPRTPWQPRDTEIFDHLQQRWINFITGTELSRGDKGSVFLQEDIKNCNGFNTLR; this is translated from the exons ATGGCTGCAGCAACAGCATGTTGCTTTTCTCCTGCTAATTCTCTCTCCATCCAAAAATCTGGGCCAGTTTTAAAGCCTTTCAGCAGAGTACTGAGGCTGAAAAGCAGTCAACTAACAGTGAAGATCAAAAGCTCAACCCTCCAGATCAGATCCTCCTTGAGAGAAGAG gtttttgAGGATCGGTCCAATGGAATAATATGCTACAAGGATGACAGAGGGGAGATAATTTGTGAAGGGTTTGATGAGGGTCCTAGGTATCACCAACATAATCCAAGAACACCTTGGCAACCCAG AGACACAGAGATCTTTGATCATCTTCAACAGAGGTGGATTAATTTCATAACAGGCACAGAATTGAGCCGTGGCGACAAAGGCAGTGTTTTTCTGCAAGAGGACATAAAAAACTGCAATGGCTTCAACACTCTCCGCTAA
- the LOC126582203 gene encoding uncharacterized protein LOC126582203 isoform X1 yields the protein MAAATACCFSPANSLSIQKSGPVLKPFSRVLRLKSSQLTVKIKSSTLQIRSSLREEVFEDRSNGIICYKDDRGEIICEGFDEGPRYHQHNPRTPWQPSRDTEIFDHLQQRWINFITGTELSRGDKGSVFLQEDIKNCNGFNTLR from the exons ATGGCTGCAGCAACAGCATGTTGCTTTTCTCCTGCTAATTCTCTCTCCATCCAAAAATCTGGGCCAGTTTTAAAGCCTTTCAGCAGAGTACTGAGGCTGAAAAGCAGTCAACTAACAGTGAAGATCAAAAGCTCAACCCTCCAGATCAGATCCTCCTTGAGAGAAGAG gtttttgAGGATCGGTCCAATGGAATAATATGCTACAAGGATGACAGAGGGGAGATAATTTGTGAAGGGTTTGATGAGGGTCCTAGGTATCACCAACATAATCCAAGAACACCTTGGCAACCCAG CAGAGACACAGAGATCTTTGATCATCTTCAACAGAGGTGGATTAATTTCATAACAGGCACAGAATTGAGCCGTGGCGACAAAGGCAGTGTTTTTCTGCAAGAGGACATAAAAAACTGCAATGGCTTCAACACTCTCCGCTAA